The Onthophagus taurus isolate NC chromosome 6, IU_Otau_3.0, whole genome shotgun sequence region TACTTATATTGACAGCCCTCTCTGTCGTGCTTGTGAACACGACGACGAGACGGTTTATCACATCTTGTGTGACTTTTCTGCCCTTCCGGACTTTAGATTAAGAGTGTTCGGGGAAGAATGAGAGCTCAGAGACACATCTCTGAGCTGTATCCTAGCGTTTGGTAACTCTTTAGGCTAGTCGATATAACCCATAACCGGAGTGAGTGTTGGGAGGATGTACAAGGCCCTCCCCTTCTCTTACATACATACAAGTCCTACCAGACATGtatcattttatttcatactGTTGAGTCTGTTCATAATATCTCCAAAAGTACTACTTGTCGGATcaacaagaaattttaattactaagTAGTATCTTCTAACGCCATAGAGCAGGTTTGGGTTACGTTTACTATTCGTAAGATAGCTTTTGCAGTGGGTGTTGCTTACACATCGCAGAGAAGGGGTGACCCAGAGGCTTTCATCTGCGAACTAGAATCACAGTTGTCGATTGTTACCCCTACTGTAGACAAAGTGATACTTACGGgactttaattttgatttatgtggAGACCTTGACCGTTTGGGAGAAAGACTTATTGGCGGCTTAgacgtttttaatttgaatcaaaTCGTTTGGTCTCCCACTACATAACTAGTACCACCGAAACAATTACACAGGGgaacaaaacaatattttttttctgcgGCCTAATTTTATGGAGCCAATTTAAATGCACATCATTATGAAGTTCTTATGCTATAAATTAGATTGTTTGAATTGACTCTAGTTTTCGTGATAAACCGatctatataaaatgaaaagacAGCTTTACATAATTTACCATAAATCGACAATTAGTTGTCTGATTgggaaaaatataatatcaaGCTCACCCTAAGATGGCCATTGACGTATAGGACTACAGCCTTCACATTCACTTTCactatttttttcgtttttaatacTATCTAACATTTCATATAATTACAAGTAAACACCTATATTGGTAAATCTTTACTAAGCAACATTGGTGGTATAGCAGAGTGTTACACATCTGGGATCGCATacgtgttttttatttattgctcTTTTCCTCGTCAACTTGTTTTCATTGTATAAATTGTGGAActggtatttttattaaaataacaaaatcctcgaaatatcaaatagccttaaaattttaacattgttttttttgATCACTATTCGGTGTAGTTTACTCATTCTTGTGTCATTTTTATTGTCATCTTGACGtagttgttgaaaataaaaaagtatgaGTGGATCATCATGCAAGTCCTGTGTTAATAATCCCTATCATTTCTGCTATATATGTGGTAAATACTGTCAGGAAAAGCAACGAAGGAATATAAACGATTTCGTGAAACAAGCCTATCAGGCATATTTTGGAAAACACCTTGGACAGCAAGATAAATGTTGGGTTCCGCATAAAGTTTGTAAAACTTGTGTGGAGTCACTCAGATACTGGACACAAGGAGGTCGAAAAGGGCTGCCATTTGGAATACCGATGACTTGGAGAGAGCCAAGAAACCACTTTGATGACTGCTATTTTTGCGCTGTAAATGTAGAGGGTATGAATCGGTATAAAAAGCGTTCATGGATTTACCCAGATGTACAACAATCAGCTAAGCCACCAACGTTGCATAGTAAAGATTTACCAACACCGCAATTTACTTCTTTACCCGGCGATTGTTATGATGATGTTGAAATGTTAGACGTTAGCAGTAGCAGTGAACACAGCAGTGAAAGTGAATTCGAAGAAAGTAGTCCTACACGAAAAGGGTTTTCTCAGAGTGAGCTAAACGACTTGATTcgagatttaaatttatcgaaGAAATCAGCTGAGCTTCTTGCGTCAAGACTGAAAGAAAAACATTGCCTTCATCCTGGCGTGTCAATAACAAGTTATCGAACTAGAGAGCGCGATATTCTTCCTTATTTCACAAATTTGAATGATATCGTATATTGTAATGACATTTCTGggcttttaaatttaatgggCCCTCCAGAATATCAACCACAAGACTGGCGACTATTCATAGATAGTTCTAAAAGAAGTTTGAAATGTGTGTTACTGCATAACAGAAACGTGTTAGCATCAATCCCAATAGGTCATTCCACTATACTTAAGgaagaatataaaaacatcaagcttgttttagaaaaaatttcatACGATCAACATCAATGGCAAGTGTgtgtagatttaaaaatggtaaaCTTTTTATTGGGGCAGCAGAGTGGATACACAAAATATCCTTGCTTTCTATGTCTGTGGGATAGTCGAGCGAAAAATGAACACTGGACCAGGAAAGTCTGGCCATCGAGACTTAACATGGATGTAGGAAAAGCAAACATCATCGAAGAACCATTAATAAGTCGCGAAAAAGTTATCCTGCCTCCCCTCCATATAAAACTTGGACTTATGAAACAATTCGTGAAAGCTTTAGATAAGAACGGCGACTGcttcaaatatatttgtgAATTATTTCCTGGTCTCAGTATCGAGAAGTTAAAAGCAGGTATTTTTGACGGTCCCAAAATTCGCTCCCTTATTAAAAACCAAGATTTTAAAAACCATATGAATCAAGTTGAATCGCAAGCATGGTCAAGCTTCGTATTGgttgtcgaaaattttttaggaAACCATAAAGCTGAAACACATTATGAATTGGTAGACAACATGcttaaaaaattccaaaaactgGGCGTTAACATGAGCGTGAAACTGCATTACTTGCACAGCCATTTAGACAAATTTCCAGATAATTTGGGTGACTACAGCGAAGAACAAGGGGAGCGGTTTCACCAAGATATCAAGATTATGGAAGAGAGATATAAAGGGCGGTGGGACCACCATATGATGGCGGATTATTGCTGGAATTTACAGAGAGATTGCCTTAATCAAAAACACAATAGAAAATCACAcagaaaacgattttcttaaaaGTTATCGatatgtttttgtttattatagttaattttgttttattttttgttttaagtcgaatggataaataattttaaaatatagatttcaacaatattctcttttctcaaaatttaattttctgtataaattaatactttatctcaaaaactagagtcaattcaacaaataaattactatttttatattcaGTGGACCAAAATGAACCAAAATTGACTAAGATATCTCATGCCGCAGAATCACTGTTGCTCTGTGTTATCGATCTCATTTTTGTTTCTGATACTGCTATCATTAGGGATACCGACGTTGTTTCTTCGAATTTTCTTAATATGGAGGTGAATAAGAGAGCCCTTAGGAAGTCAGAGCAAGTAAATTTAGCCACGCTATTCGACAGGTAGGATGTTTTAGTATATTTGTAACTATCAGATTTTTGGGGACTGCCGTCGTTAACACACGgtgaattatttaatatgGGGTGAATAAAAGAGCCCTTAGGAAGTCAGGGCAAGTAAATCTGGCCAGGCTATTCGACAGGTGGCATGCTTTAGTATATTTAGCAACTATCAGATTTTTGGGGACTGCCGTTGTTAACACAGggcgttttttttaatatgggGGTGAATATAAGAGCCCTTAGGAAGTCAGAGCAAGTAAATCTGGTTACGCTGTTCGACAGGTGGGATGTTTTAGTATATTTAGCAACTATCAAATCTTTTGGGACTGCCGTCGTTAACACAGggctaatttttaatatgaggGTAAGACAGGCTTTACGAAATCGGAGCAAGACAATTTATTTACGCTAATTTTTCAATTGTATTTATTGCTGTGTTTCAAATTGTTCGACCTTTAGAATCAATATAATCGTCGAATTTTCTGTAGTTTTGTTGCTTACAAATTACAACGTGTGAAACCGACTTCATTGTATACCGGGTGACCTCACTGAAATGGCGTGCTATGTTTGGCGTGCCGTTTTCACACTGGTAAAATAATGTGTGCCATGGAAACAAAGTAGATAAATTAActaatgtttattaatgttttttaatctaaataataagagaaaaaattaaagaatgtgttgaaaatgtaaaaaatttggcTTGCATAATTCTGACCGACGAATTACTGATTATCCTTATGTCAGTACAAGTATTCCTAATCCTATTAAAAGTTCATCCCTTTTGGGAACAAGTGTCTCatacaatttttctttcaaatatcTCCACACAAAAACGTCTAAAGCATTAAAATCTGCAGATCGTAGGGGTATGCGACTGGTCTACCACGACCAATCCATCTTCTAGGAAAATGGTTGTCTAGCTAATTTCTTACCACCCTACCGTGATAAGCTGCACAATCTTCGCGTTGAAATCAGCCTCTCTTCTTAAAGCTAAATCAATGTCATCCCACATATTGGCATGTTCAGCTaccaaaaattacaagaacGTCGCAGCGGTTAGTTGTGATGGCAAAAAGTATGGCCCGAAAAGatggttattataaacatctACCCAGACGTTGACACTAAATTCATGTTGGAAGTTTCATGGCCGAACTACATAGGAATACCAAAACATGTAAATTGTGAAAGTTTACAATCGCACGTCCTGTGAAACACGATTCATCGTTCCACATtacattatttcaaaaatctcGAAACACGCGTCCTAGAAATTCGTAACGTATTCGGAACTAACACTCGTAGTGAGGTCGCTGTCGAACTCACTcaaaattcttcttctaaagTTTCTTTGCAGTCTAATATTGTCATTATTACGATCTACCCGTCATTATTTAGCCCTTGTTCAACTATTTGTCTATGCACTTTCACAAACACAAAAGGATGCGGATGTCTTCTATTTGGATATCTTCTCCTATACTCTAGGGCTACTTCTGCTGAATATCCGTTTGCaaatccataaacaaaatttgacgCTGATCAACAACTACTGGTGATTTGACACTTGATGcaataaactaaaacattagTGAACTTACCTACTTTGTTTCAATGGCAAACATTATTATACCTATCTTTAACAATCCTCTAAAAAAATTGGTCTATATCGAATAATAAACAGcggattatcttgaaaacgatcAACTTTAGCGCATTTTGATAAGAGTGccgtttttgcttaaaaaagtaccgagaataagaatttttgttcaaaaagccaaaaagtatactctcagaaaagttattattagtttaatcCGTAAAGATGCGTTACAGAGCGCCCACTGCCGCCTGCGCGCCTATAATAAAACGGACTTCATAATCGTCTTTCTCATTCCAAAAAACCTTCgtataatcaatttaaaaatttaatttgagcaCCTGTATCTCCAAAATAAAGCGTTTGtcgacctatgtttatatcctgctacaaaaacctgaaacaccctgtatatcacgGAGAAACTTTTGCTTgatattatttatgtaaatattcgTATTTTGTActactaaatttactatttcaTCGTCGAAAAACAGTCGCCAACAGTCGATTTCCTTTTTTGCGTGTCTTGTTGCTGAAGCAACGCTCCCGGATGATTTGACTAATATATTATGTGAGAGTGCTTGTGTAATCTTCATGGTGTTTTCCTCCATTGAGTACCATCTCTCCCTATGGCAAAGATTAACAAAACTTAccaataaaaactaaaaaattctaACTTTTACTTACCACTATAAAAGTtatcactttttttattttcttcggcTTCTAAAGCTTCTATATCTATTATGGTCAGTATCCGAATTAACGGATCTGGTTTCTAAATTATCCTTCTTCGGGCACTACATTTACAACATCatgttcaaaaataatacgatgAATCTTGTCAATATCTTGAGAGTTATTCGTTTCACTACTATTTATATTCACTTTGCtactatttttattcattttattacaatttttattcactTCACTACtgtttttatacatttatatCTTGAAATAGGGAAGTTTACGTAAGTAtcgtacaataaattaaaaaaatatcttttcagAAATAATGTCAGCAATACTTACAATTGTAAAAGGCAACACAGCAAAAAAGGCACAAAACAAtacaaaacttttaaaatagtACGGTGGGTATGGACGTGAATAACCTAAATAACCGTATACGGTGCGTAATCCGATGCAACTGAACGGTAAATCCCCCGATTCATGAAAAACTAGTGTGAATGTATGAATGTATGTGGTGAGAAACTAGTACGAATGTATGAATTCGTGACAAGATAACTAAAGGAGCTATCTCAGAAAGGTGATTCAGCGTTATTCCTTAACTACGAGCCCTAACAACTATACTAtagggggtgattctttaggcaattttaagggtactttgatatatgaaccatgggcgacttgggctcccctaaggagctacacccctccaaaaatggcggaaaattttggtttaattttttttctcaaaaaccttaaacgctaggaaaacaaaatttggggaatatgtttaactcatagtagggcacgttttcaccctatttgtactttcagcctatccttctaaactactaaacgtaaccaccccctttacatttttgctaacaTTTTTACgcaggtagatgaaagtatcctaaaacttttttgtctctctaaaatttttccaaaaacgactaatttttgagaaaaaagaataataaagcaaacactgcccgttaaacaacggggttgtctatcaaaagttggaatgaatatttaatgaaaaaatcttagtgggctttgcaatctttgtcagaaatatttttgacgtttaaatgtcagtgtttttcttactattattattgtttttcaaattaatttttgaataaagttctaccgcattt contains the following coding sequences:
- the LOC139430060 gene encoding uncharacterized protein, producing MSGSSCKSCVNNPYHFCYICGKYCQEKQRRNINDFVKQAYQAYFGKHLGQQDKCWVPHKVCKTCVESLRYWTQGGRKGLPFGIPMTWREPRNHFDDCYFCAVNVEGMNRYKKRSWIYPDVQQSAKPPTLHSKDLPTPQFTSLPGDCYDDVEMLDVSSSSEHSSESEFEESSPTRKGFSQSELNDLIRDLNLSKKSAELLASRLKEKHCLHPGVSITSYRTRERDILPYFTNLNDIVYCNDISGLLNLMGPPEYQPQDWRLFIDSSKRSLKCVLLHNRNVLASIPIGHSTILKEEYKNIKLVLEKISYDQHQWQVCVDLKMVNFLLGQQSGYTKYPCFLCLWDSRAKNEHWTRKVWPSRLNMDVGKANIIEEPLISREKVILPPLHIKLGLMKQFVKALDKNGDCFKYICELFPGLSIEKLKAGIFDGPKIRSLIKNQDFKNHMNQVESQAWSSFVLVVENFLGNHKAETHYELVDNMLKKFQKLGVNMSVKLHYLHSHLDKFPDNLGDYSEEQGERFHQDIKIMEERYKGRWDHHMMADYCWNLQRDCLNQKHNRKSHRKRFS